A window of Benincasa hispida cultivar B227 chromosome 9, ASM972705v1, whole genome shotgun sequence genomic DNA:
CTGCATAATTGGTTAGCTCTCCCACATTGGCTTTTTAACCATCTGGGAGGTGTTTTTACGTTCCACCCATGGCTATCAACTGCTGTGGAGATTTGAGCAATTTCTTTAGGGACTCGACTATGCTTGCGAAGGATGGCCGCTGAACAGGATCACtgccaaaataaataaatagataaagaGGAACAAATGTAagattctattttttatttttctggtttgttttacaaatttggtcgagaagagaagaaaaagacacCAAGCTAGATGTGAAAATAAGACTAAGTACGGCATATAAATTGGGAAGGAAATAACTTACTCTGCCCAGCATGATTCAATAAGGGAGGCCAACAACGGAGAAGTACTTGATGGAATAGAAAGCTTTCTATTCTGGAAAGCAACAGCTCCCACGACCTAAAAGTTTGTATAAACATGTTAAGAGGAAACAACAGGAAAAACAACCATTCCAGTGCCTATTTTACTCAACCTATGATGATAAACTGTGTAACATGAATGCTGTGGCTAACCTGAGCCGGGCCAAGCCCACTCCATGGTTGTTGCATGGTTACTAGTTCCCAGAGGATCACTCCAAAACTGTAGACATCAGACTTTTCATTTGAAGGCTCTCCACGAAGGAATTCTGGAGCCATCCACTCGGGCTGAAAATAAAAGCAACAGAGTTACATGCTGATTGATGGACGGCTGAGTAAAATTTTAACCTGCAAAATATTGGTGCAAGATCTGACTTTCTATGGCAAAAGATACGATATGAAGAATGAACATGGGAGATGTACCAACTAGAAAAGGTTAAAATCAGAAAATAGATTTATTCGGTGAATGAAAGCCAGTGTTTTCACACAGTATGATGGGATCGTGTGTTGGATTTGGGTTCACGGGCATAACAATTATACCTAATATTTGGAACATGTTAGGATTGGTTATATGGTTAAACCATCGCACCCAAGTGGTCAGCCTATTGTATCAGTTGTATAAAGGCCCGAATGTCCAAGACCCCGTCATTTATAATGTTGGGCAGACCAAGAACTAATCTCATCTCACCATAAAGGACATGGTACAAGAACTTCAATTATTCAAGATCCTAGGAAACCAATATTTATAAAGTTCAGATGTTCTTAACCACACGAACACGAGTGGTGTTCATGCACATGGGAACAAAGACATTTCTTTCAAGTAGAGAGCAACTCACCGTTCCAGCAACAGATTTCGATGATATGAAAGTGTTTGCTTTGAATCTGGACAACCCAAAATCACAAACCTATCACAAGCACATGGAATTAGCACAGGAAGCCAACGGTGAACTCATGAAATCTTGAGGATATTCATGAAAATTTTAGGATACATAGTTTCCAATACCTTCACCGTCCAATTCTTGTCAACCAACAAGTTGGGGGATTTAAGATCCCAGTGTACTATAGGAGGATTGAGACAATGTAGGTAGTTGATTCCCTTTGCCTGCAAGAAAAATGAGAATTACTTTGCTAATTTAAGATAATTGTACAAACAAAAAACAGGAAGAAAGAATTAGACACGAACCACATCCAGCGCCATGCGCAATCGTTTCCTTTGATCCATCAATTCACCAGAAGATGGCCTGTGGATTAGGCGGTATAGACTACCCCtgttacaaaaattcaaaattagacGTACAATTTATAAAGGACTGATAGAATAGGAAGGAAGGGGGAAAAGTAGTGTGGAGTGGTGGCAGTGAAATAACCTGGGCAGATATTCAGTCACTATTGAAAGATGAGGCCGCTTTGTAACTGCACCCATAAAGAGTACCACATTCGGATGGCGCACCCGCTTCATTATTGCAACCTGGGAAATTTTACAGAGTACAACTGAGCCATGGTCATAGCAATTTCATTACTCTAACTACACAAAAAGTGATTATACCATAAGTCATGCAACTACTTGATAAATATATTGCCATAAATTCCAGGACAccattaattattatattggCAAAACAAAGTCATGAGCTTCTGTTACAATTTGTTGCAAGAGGATACCAGGCGTGTAAGCTCAATTCACCTTTTAGAGAAATTGATAAGATCTATACACTTTCAGGTATTGAGAGCAACTGAACCGAATAGGGAGGAACCAGTGTATAAGTAAATTactgttttaaaattttcatcgtACCTCTCTTAGAAACTCTTTCAACTGATCATCGTGGAAATCCTGCATGGTTAGAACCTTGACAGCAACGTCCTATACAGAATAAAAGTTGTGTATTAGCACAGGTAGAAATATCAAGACATGTTGCAAATGATGAGCAGAGAACCAGCAATGGAAACAAGAGACCCCTGATCTATACTAGACATCTTCGTTCATCAATAATGTCTTCCTAAGTGCATCATAGCTTCTGTTTCAATTTAAAGGTAATAGGGAGGCAAGGCCCGGACAGTAATGGGCAAGAGTCGGGGAATGGCTTCCTATTATCATCCCCGCAATGAACAATCCCCATCTCTGAAAGAAAGTGGGGTAGGAATTCTCCTGATTTCAAGTACTTGTTCGAAACGGATAAATTGATGcaacaaaattcatttaaagCATTTGATGTCAtgtaataattaataaattttgccAACACAACGTACATAAATTTCCTTGATGAATTCATGCATTGAAATATTAAATAACACATAGTATTCATGaagaataatataaattaaaggaAAGCTTCTAGAGTCCAGACACAAGGGAAAGGTAATGCATTGCTCATTGTCAACCCcaaaaaatttggatgatttttttctatatgtTGTTGCCTTTTCATGGGGTTTCTTGAGCCCAGCAGAGAAAACTAGCATTCCAACTAACCATTCTCCTTAGGAAATTAACAAGGTAATGGAACAGAAAACTATTAGATTAAATGACTCGTCTGTTGAAACTTAATACACTAGGAACTGAACATAAATGTTGAATCATGAGTTAAAGAGAGACAGAAGAAACTAACCGATCCATGCCATTCAGCACGGTGCACTGTACCAAATGAGCCTGCAAGAACAATAAAGGGGAAAGTTCAGGATCAGCTATCTGTGTTTATACATTTAATACAAGCAGATATGACGAGATGTGGAACTACCAGCCCCAACACGCTCCTTTATATGTAATTCATCCCATGAAATTTCCAGCCAATCCATTGCAAGTGATGGTTCAAGTGTCAGGTATTTCGGATATGTTGATGCTGAAAAATTTTGAGACCTACCCTCAACCTCCTTTGAATCAGTTTGAGTTGACAAGCTCAATTTGGACGGATTAATGCTAGTTTCATTCAGTGAAATCCCCGCAATAACTGCCTCTTCTTGATATATTTCTTCAACGACAACCTTGTTTTCACGTAAAGACACCCCCCCAACAGAACTTAACACCTCGGAGGTATCAGCACCTGCGGATGGCATTATATGACTTTGAAGCACACACTCCTTGCTCACTTTTGTCTCCACACACAACTGAGTTGATCTCATACCCATACATGCTTGATCAACCAATTTATCAGTTTCAGCACCTGGACTCCTATGTAAAGTGCTTCCCCCTTTCATCTGGTACTCTCCCAAGCCTGCAAAGCATTGATCAAGAAAGAGATATTTTCATGCCCGTTTCCAATTTAAGAGACATTCAACCTCATACAACAATACCAAGTTGCATTAAACAAAATAGTACAAGGATGCCACGTGcatgttcaaaaaaaaaaaaatccttcctAGAGAAAGCACACATGACCAATGCTAGCCTAGTATCAAGAAGACACCCTATTTTcgagggaaaagaaaaggaggCAAAGAAAGTAGTTTCAACTTTACGTCAATAAAACGCCAGCCAGTTCGAAGAATGTAAAATCTAACATGCAGTGCACCCCTAAAGGATGGCTAGTGCTTACAGCTTATGCATAAATGAACATACATTTTAACTCGACCAGAGTCTGACACATGAACTACTAAACAAATCCCCAATACATTTATCGTATCAAAATTCATCCAAACTATGCTACTCTAATAGCAAGTGAATAACAactgaattttatttaaaaatggtCAACCACCTATTTGTGCAGAAAGTCTGGCAGTTTTAAGCCAGTAGAGAAACTAAACACATACACTCAAGGAAAATGGAGTGCTAACAAACCTGAACGTAGAGGATTTTCAGGAAAACCACAGATTTGCTTTGACTCAACAGTTTGATGATTAAAATAACTTTCCACGTAAGGTTCTTGAAACTCTTTTAAATGAGAAATGTGGAGCGGCGAAGGCATTGAAGATTGGAATCCTCCATTGATTGAGGAATCTGGACCATGTATATTTCCCGGTTCCCCCACTAAATCAACTACATATTCCCTGTTAAGAAAATGAGCATccataaacaacaaaataagaCATCTTATactaaatatagaaattaagtgCACACAGTCCCAATATATGGTTGGCTTCAGACGAAATCAAACAAATCTAGAGGCATTGTCTTCATTAGCAATGAAGCAAAGTTGTTGATTAAGGAAAAAATTGGAGAGCCTAGATATATAATATGCATAGGAAGAGCACTATTTGGTGTTTGATGTATTGGAAACTTCTGGATATTTCACAACAGGATATCCACAGCCTCCTAAATCCATGATCAACATATATGAGAAAtgattctaattttaaaaaaggaacaaaaaagaaagaacgaACAAACGAATTTgtaagaaatagaaactatatCTACAATTATTACTAGGTAACACTAGAAAGGAAACTTAATAATTGCCAACTCCCAAATTCATGTTGGCCAAAGAGTAATGcaacaacttacaaaatgaTCCTGGCTTATGACTTGACAACTGAAAACTTCATCAATATCCTATTTGCTTGTAATACCACATAGTTAAAATTGCAATCCTAACATCTTTTAGTCAGTGAACCCTTATGAAAAGGTTTAACAAGATAAAATTGATGCCTAGGATTTCACCGTGACAGCTGAAAGTTGTGCAACTTGCCGTGAAAAAGTTTCCTAAGAGGTAAAGCTTGATTTTCTAACCTCAACGATTTCTTGTCATCTTCAATTTTGACAAGGCAAGAGGATCGATGATCTGCAACACAGTACTTGCAACCTCTAGCTATCCGACATGGCAAACCTATATAATCTGCCAATTTCTGATGCACAAAACAATAACCCTCACACGATTAATATATTGTAGAAACATTCCCAGTAATTGGCAAATTTACCATGCTTACACTTGAAAGAAAGCAGCTAATCATTCAAGTCATACAAGTTTGTACTGCGTTGCTATGAGGTACCCCACCAAATTCCAACACATGCACATGTAAGGAAGATGACAAGGACTGGACAGATTCCACATAGCTAAGTTTTAAGATCTACAGTGAAGTTTCTATAGCCTTGCCAGGAAAAGAGCAAACTGGTGCATATCATTTAAAACAACAGAGATACTCGTTTCCTTGGGTATTCACTTAGACAAAATCACAACTGGCAAGGCAGTTGTACCCTTTCACCCTTTCCACACTGAAAGTTACAAGACTCTGAAGACATTAAAGTACATCCCTGATCCACTAAACCACAAAAACAGCAGTAGGGAAATAAACCATTCGCCCAGAGTGAGCAAGAGATCTCATTCCCATAATTGCATAAAATTCTGTAACCCACCCAACAAGGAAATAAAAGTTGGTGTGAGGTTATCCTCAAAATCTAGTTGCAATCTCCCTTCACCACAATGCcccaaattaaaatcattattATGACTTCTTATAATGCCATTACATTCTTCTATTgtattatttacaaaaatagtttTAGTAATCATAAGCTTGGGAAGTGTGGAATTTGTCTCCAACAGGCATAAGTatgaaaaatattcaaaagCTAAATAGAAATAGTTTCTCAAAGCACAAGGGGGGAACGCTTGAAGATGGAATCAGCAAACCATAAAATGCACTACCTTGAAAAGGATTGCACGGTGCCTGCATAGTCCCATAGAAAGACTACCAATTGGAAGAACGATGCATTTCTGAAATTCCCTCAATCTTTTGCTTACCACTTTCCAATGGAGGTGCAGCCCCCCTTGCTCCACCGGAAAAGTGCCCCtgcttaaaataaaaacatatttaaaaagaaGCACAAAAAAATTAGTTACGCAATAAGTGTCAAATTATTGAGAACGTACCCCATGTAGATCGCAACAAGCTTTCCTAGTTTCTCCACCAACACTAAGGTGCTCTCTGAAGCACAATATAGTTCCTGTGCTTTGTCTTCAAGCTCTTTCAGTCGAGAGTCCCCACGTCTATCAACTAGAATCACCTCCATTGACGTCTCACTTGGTTCAATGGTTCTAAGCGACATCAGAGGAGGTAGCCGTCTACCTTCCTCAAAACCATTGCACATAACCCAGAGATACGGGTTCATACCCAGAATATTGTAGAAACCATCTGATATTTTGTCGGAATAAGACAGGCAACCACTTACCTGAGAAAATGCGAACCAACAGTCGAACATAACTAATTTGAAGCTTAAAGTGTAGCCTTGAAGAAAACTATTAGTTTGCAATCAATCGCACAAATTCCACCAAGATTATAGGTGTAGTTGAGAGCAGAATTTAGATGCAAATTACACAGACCATTAGCAACAATGATAAATTAAAAAGCTCTGCTATTAACGCACGGGAAATGtggaaggaaaaataaaagacCAAGGAAGATCGAGACAGTCCCAAGGTTCCGTCCACTGATTAAATGTGAGAAACTTCTTCCGAAATTAAAACAGTTAACACCGCCATTGGAGACATGCTTGAAAATAGTTCAGAACTTGATGATGTACTATggaggataaaataaaatttgaaaagataattgAACTTTTTTCATTTGATCACTGAGAACATTAGACCTCGAAATGTACACAAGTCAGAAAGTTGGAGATAGATAGTGCATGTACCCAGAGTCGATAAGAAACAGTTTCAGCGTCCGTAATTTCCACCCTGCCTTCCTCCATAAGCACAGGATCGCCAGCGAGATTAGCATGGGAACGAAGCGTTGCCGCCAGAGCAAGTTGCAGGTAATAACTCTCTTTCGCTCTTTGTGCTATGCTTTCCTTATCATCTCCAACCTCAATCTCTTCCGGCCTCGCCGTGTGCGAGGACAATATCTTTGACGCCGATGAATCCTTGACGTCGCTGGAAAAGTTTCCATCCACTGTCCCCGTTCCCGTGCCTGAAAACAAACTCCCCGCATAGCTACTCCCGCTTGATACTCTAGGCAGTGAAACTTGCCGGTCAAAGTTGCGGTCAACACTCCGATCCTTAACCGACGCTGTATCATGCTCCGGCTCCGAGGTAGGTGGCGGAAGCAAAAGCTCGCGGTCCTCATCACAGTTTGAAAGCCAAGTTTTCACGTGAGCTGTTGCCGACCGCGTTGCTTTCTTGTCCACCAACCAATCGTAAAAAGCAGGCAGTTTCTTATTGCTTTGAGCCTTGTCCCCCGTGAAAAGATCCGATACAGCGGAACTCTTCGTGACGCTAAAGTCGCGCGCAGGCCTCGGAGTCGGTTTCGCGTCGTTTTCGGTACTAAAAGTgtctttgttgattttcttctcGTGATCCAAAATGTGTTTGGAGGTTGACGCCGAGTCAAATCCGCGATCCGGAAATTGCCTGGGGAAGAAGTAAGTCGTTCTATGCGGCATTTTTCACAGAGTTCCAGACACCACACCAAGAACAACGAATGCCGCACACAAGCACAAAATCAACCAAATTACTACACTTCTTCaactctctctccctctctctctctctctctctccgtCTCAATCGCTCACTCGCTCTAAATCCTTTGTAAATCACACACTTGACCTTCTTTCACCACCTCTGCATACGATCAAGAACAACAAACAATGTCCAAGTTCCATTAGCATAATCAAACAGTTGCATACTATAAACACCTCCAACTCAAATCACATAAAAACACAACGAAAAAACATAGTCGAATTCCACAAAAGCGAAGAaaacagaaacaaaaacaaatcaaaCGGATCAAAACAGCTTCATAAGCAACCTGAATGCGTGCAGTAGCTTATTCCGAGAGTATAAAACGACGAGACGAGGGAACGAAGACGGAGAAACAAATTTCCAGCAGCAGTAAAGCTAATTTATGGGGTTTGAAAGAGGAAGTGAGAATTCGAAAATGGAGAAGGTTGGGATTCGAGACGAGAAAGACGGTGGCGGATGAGAGATAAAAATAGGAGACCAATGGAGGGAG
This region includes:
- the LOC120086380 gene encoding serine/threonine-protein kinase CTR1 isoform X2; amino-acid sequence: MPHRTTYFFPRQFPDRGFDSASTSKHILDHEKKINKDTFSTENDAKPTPRPARDFSVTKSSAVSDLFTGDKAQSNKKLPAFYDWLVDKKATRSATAHVKTWLSNCDEDRELLLPPPTSEPEHDTASVKDRSVDRNFDRQVSLPRVSSGSSYAGSLFSGTGTGTVDGNFSSDVKDSSASKILSSHTARPEEIEVGDDKESIAQRAKESYYLQLALAATLRSHANLAGDPVLMEEGRVEITDAETVSYRLWVSGCLSYSDKISDGFYNILGMNPYLWVMCNGFEEGRRLPPLMSLRTIEPSETSMEVILVDRRGDSRLKELEDKAQELYCASESTLVLVEKLGKLVAIYMGGTFPVEQGGLHLHWKVVSKRLREFQKCIVLPIGSLSMGLCRHRAILFKKLADYIGLPCRIARGCKYCVADHRSSCLVKIEDDKKSLREYVVDLVGEPGNIHGPDSSINGGFQSSMPSPLHISHLKEFQEPYVESYFNHQTVESKQICGFPENPLRSGLGEYQMKGGSTLHRSPGAETDKLVDQACMGMRSTQLCVETKVSKECVLQSHIMPSAGADTSEVLSSVGGVSLRENKVVVEEIYQEEAVIAGISLNETSINPSKLSLSTQTDSKEVEGSFGTVHRAEWHGSDVAVKVLTMQDFHDDQLKEFLREVAIMKRVRHPNVVLFMGAVTKRPHLSIVTEYLPRGSLYRLIHRPSSGELMDQRKRLRMALDVAKGINYLHCLNPPIVHWDLKSPNLLVDKNWTVKVCDFGLSRFKANTFISSKSVAGTPEWMAPEFLRGEPSNEKSDVYSFGVILWELVTMQQPWSGLGPAQVVGAVAFQNRKLSIPSSTSPLLASLIESCWADDPVQRPSFASIVESLKKLLKSPQQLIAMGGT
- the LOC120086380 gene encoding serine/threonine-protein kinase CTR1 isoform X1, whose amino-acid sequence is MPHRTTYFFPRQFPDRGFDSASTSKHILDHEKKINKDTFSTENDAKPTPRPARDFSVTKSSAVSDLFTGDKAQSNKKLPAFYDWLVDKKATRSATAHVKTWLSNCDEDRELLLPPPTSEPEHDTASVKDRSVDRNFDRQVSLPRVSSGSSYAGSLFSGTGTGTVDGNFSSDVKDSSASKILSSHTARPEEIEVGDDKESIAQRAKESYYLQLALAATLRSHANLAGDPVLMEEGRVEITDAETVSYRLWVSGCLSYSDKISDGFYNILGMNPYLWVMCNGFEEGRRLPPLMSLRTIEPSETSMEVILVDRRGDSRLKELEDKAQELYCASESTLVLVEKLGKLVAIYMGGTFPVEQGGLHLHWKVVSKRLREFQKCIVLPIGSLSMGLCRHRAILFKKLADYIGLPCRIARGCKYCVADHRSSCLVKIEDDKKSLREYVVDLVGEPGNIHGPDSSINGGFQSSMPSPLHISHLKEFQEPYVESYFNHQTVESKQICGFPENPLRSGLGEYQMKGGSTLHRSPGAETDKLVDQACMGMRSTQLCVETKVSKECVLQSHIMPSAGADTSEVLSSVGGVSLRENKVVVEEIYQEEAVIAGISLNETSINPSKLSLSTQTDSKEVEGRSQNFSASTYPKYLTLEPSLAMDWLEISWDELHIKERVGAGSFGTVHRAEWHGSDVAVKVLTMQDFHDDQLKEFLREVAIMKRVRHPNVVLFMGAVTKRPHLSIVTEYLPRGSLYRLIHRPSSGELMDQRKRLRMALDVAKGINYLHCLNPPIVHWDLKSPNLLVDKNWTVKVCDFGLSRFKANTFISSKSVAGTPEWMAPEFLRGEPSNEKSDVYSFGVILWELVTMQQPWSGLGPAQVVGAVAFQNRKLSIPSSTSPLLASLIESCWADDPVQRPSFASIVESLKKLLKSPQQLIAMGGT
- the LOC120086380 gene encoding serine/threonine-protein kinase CTR1 isoform X3, with protein sequence MPHRTTYFFPRQFPDRGFDSASTSKHILDHEKKINKDTFSTENDAKPTPRPARDFSVTKSSAVSDLFTGDKAQSNKKLPAFYDWLVDKKATRSATAHVKTWLSNCDEDRELLLPPPTSEPEHDTASVKDRSVDRNFDRQVSLPRVSSGSSYAGSLFSGTGTGTVDGNFSSDVKDSSASKILSSHTARPEEIEVGDDKESIAQRAKESYYLQLALAATLRSHANLAGDPVLMEEGRVEITDAETVSYRLWVSGCLSYSDKISDGFYNILGMNPYLWVMCNGFEEGRRLPPLMSLRTIEPSETSMEVILVDRRGDSRLKELEDKAQELYCASESTLVLVEKLGKLVAIYMGGTFPVEQGGLHLHWKVVSKRLREFQKCIVLPIGSLSMGLCRHRAILFKKLADYIGLPCRIARGCKYCVADHRSSCLVKIEDDKKSLREYVVDLVGEPGNIHGPDSSINGGFQSSMPSPLHISHLKEFQEPYVESYFNHQTVESKQICGFPENPLRSGLGEYQMKGGSTLHRSPGAETDKLVDQACMGMRSTQLCVETKVSKECVLQSHIMPSAGADTSEVLSSVGGVSLRENKVVVEEIYQEEAVIAGISLNETSINPSKLSLSTQTDSKEVEGRSQNFSASTYPKYLTLEPSLAMDWLEISWDELHIKERVGAGSFGTVHRAEWHGSDVAVKVLTMQDFHDDQLKEFLREVAIMKRVRHPNVVLFMGAVTKRPHLSIVTEYLPRGSLYRLIHRPSSGELMDQRKRLRMALDVAKGINYLHCLNPPIVHWDLKSPNLLVDKNWTVKVCDFGLSRFKANTFISSKSVAGTVKILLSRPSISM